GCGGTTGCCCTCGGGTTCTTCGAGCTGGGTGTTGGTCTCGTCGAGGATGCGCGAGGCGTCGGTATCGCCGACGCTGTTCTCGGTCAGCATGGCGCGGGCCGGGCTCGACATCTTGATCGCCTTGCGGGCGCCCTTGCGGGCGAGCTGTTCGACCGCCTCGTCATCGATCTCGGGCTCAGGCTCGGCGGTTTCGGCCTTCTCCATCTCGGGCTCGAAGACCTCGTCGAACTCGCTTTCGATGTTGCGGGCGAAGGCGGCGTCCTCGTCGGCCTCGTCGTCGGCAGGCGCGACATCCTCCTTGCGCAGCCGCAACGGCGCGCTCGGCAGATCCTCCGCCTCGGCGCCGTCCTCCTCATACTCGTCCTCCGAAACCGAGGCCGCGACGGCGGACAGGATGCCCTTTTCGTCATCGTCGCCCCAGTCGTCGAAATCCTCATCGTCTTCATCGGAGGCAACGGCGTGCGCGTCGTCGGCTCCGGCCTCGTCTTCGGCCTCATCCCAGGCGGCGTCGAAATCAGCCTTGAGTTCGGCTTTCACCGCGGCGAGTTCGCGGGCGAGATCGTCCTCCTCCTCGGCGCTGAGGCTGCTCACGGTGTCGTCAGCGCCCTGCCCGCCATCGGCGACCTCTTCGATCAGCCCATCCGCCAGCGCGGAGTCGAACGCCGCGCGCTTGACCTTGACCACGCGGGCGCGCGGGCGCTTCGGCGGCGTGACCGCGTCGGGTGCGGCCTCTGCCTTGACGGCGGGGGCGGCTTCCGGCTCTGGCGCTGTCTCGGGTGTCGGAGCGGCGTCCTCTTCCTCGTCGTAGCTGTCGTCATAGGCGAGCCCCGCGAGGGTGTCGGTGAAGAGGTTCTCGCCTTTCTCTTCGGCGGCGAGCGTGTCCTCGCTCTCCGCCGTCAGCGCGCCCAGCATCGCCGACATGGCCGGCGCGTCGGGTGCCTCGTCGGCCTCGTCCAGCGCGTCGGAATCGGCAGGTGCAGCCCTCCGATCTTCACCGGCGACCACCGCACGGATGCGGCGCAGTTTGGCGGCAACGCTCTCGGGATCGTTCAGCGGCGCAGGTGCAGGTGCCTCGGCACGCGGCGGCTCGGCCGCCTCTGTTTCGAAGAATTCCGCCTCGGCCTCCAGACTGTCATCGCCGGAGATATCGGCCACGACGTCGGCGACAGGCTCCGGCTCGGCCGCAATGGCAGCTTCCTCACCAGCATTGTCCGCTTCAGCGACAGGCGCCGCGTCCGCGGTCTCGGGTGCCCGAGCGGCGGCGAGCGCCGCGCCGATGCTGTCTTCGAGCGGCGGCTGATCGTCATCGGCGGCGACGCTCTCCTCACCGGGTTTGTCCGTGACCGCAGCCTCGGGCTCCGGCTCGGCCATGGCGGGCGCCGCGGCAGCCGGACGCAGCGCCGACGGGCCGGCGGCCAGCGCCGCGCTCAGCGCGCCGGCAGAGGCCGCGCCACCGCTGAACGGGCTGCGCAGGGTCAGCGACCCCTCGCCCATCTCGGATTTCAGTTGCGATTGCAGAAGCTCCGCAGCCATGTCAGGGTCGAACTGCGGCGGTTCGGCGCCGAAGAACCTGTCCTCGCGGATCACCCCACGGAAGAAATGGGTGGTCTCCTTGACCACACCCAATGGATCCTCGAACCCTTCCGCCGTGCAGGAAAAGGTGCCGTAGGAGACCGTCAGAATCTTGCTCGAACTCACCATGTGCTGCTCACTTTCAATCGTTTTGCAACAGTGTGTTTACCACGATCACCAAGACCAAAGCTGACCGAATCTTAGGTATTCACCGTATCATTTCGTGACCGCATTGTGGTCGGTTTCCCAAATCGCCATTAAATTGACATGAATCACGCAACTCATCACAGTGACCGCCCGGTATTGCTCGCCGGAGGCGGCGATCACAGCCCTGAACTGCTGCAATCGCTGCTGCCGCAGTGCGAGACCCGCATCGCGGCGGATGGCGGCGCGGCGGCCCTGCTGCGCGCGGGCGTCATGCCGGACGCGGTGATCGGCGATCTCGACTCGCTCTCCGAAAGCACCCGGGTGCAGATCCCCGCAGCGCGGATCCACCACATATCGGAGCAGGATAGCACCGATTTCGACAAATGCCTGCGCCATATCTCGGCCCCGCTGATCTATGGCACCGGCTTTCTCGGACCGCGCGTCGATCACCAGCTTGCCTCGCTCACCGTGCTCGCGCGGCGCGCCGACCGGCGCTGCATCCTTGCAGACGCCTCCGACGCGGTGGCGCTGGTGCCGCCGCGGCTGGAGCTGGATCTGGATCCGGGCAGCCGCGTCTCGCTTTATCCCATGGGGGCGGTGCGCGGCGAAAGCGAGGGGCTGCGCTGGCCGCTGGCCGGGCTTGACTTCGCACCGCATCTGCGCGCCGGCACCTCGAACGAGGCGAGCGCCGCGCGGGTCAGCCTGCGTTTCGACGCGCCGCTGATGCTGATCATTCTGCCAGTGGCGGAACTGCCGGCGCTGGCGCGGGGGCTGCTTTCTGCGCCCGATGCATGGCCCGCTCCCGAATGAAGATATAGAGCCCGGCGCCAATGGTGACACAGATCCCGGCGCTGGCCAGCGGGTTCGGGAACTCACCGAAGACCACGAAGCCGATGATCGTGGCAAAGGGGATCTCGAGATACTGCATCGGCGCCAGGGTGGCCCCGGGCGCGTAGCGCAGCGACCAGGTCATCAGCAGATGGCCCAGCGTGCCCAGCAGCCCAATGGCGAGCAACTGGCCCCAGATTCCGCCCTCGACACTCTCCCAGGCCAGTTCCGGCACCGTGTCTTCCGGCAGCACCAGCATCAGTGCGCCGATCACCAGAACCGCCATGATCCCCGAAACGCCCTGCAAGGAGATCGCATCCACCTCGCGCGAGATCTGCCGCGTGGTCAGCATGAAGACGGAGAAGTTCACCGCCACTCCGAGGGGCAGCAGCGCCGGCCAGCCGACATCGCGAAACGCCGGCTGCACCACCATCAGCGTGCCGACAAAGCCCACCGCGCAGGCCGCGAGCCGGCGCCAGCCGACCTCTTCTCCCAGCACGTAGTGACCGAGGATCAGCATCAGGAAGGGCATGATGAAGGCAATCGCCACCGCATCGGCCAGCGGCAGATAGCGCAGCGCCGTCACCATCATGCCGATCCCGAGGATGTGCAATAAGGTGCGGAAAAATGCGATCCAGAAAACCTTGCGCGGCATCCGGAAACTGCGCCCCGTCGCCAGCATCAGCGGCATCAGGACCAGCGCCTGAATGCCGAAGCGGATGAGCACAAGCTCGGCCAGCGGCACCACGGTCGACAAAAGCTTTGCAATCGCATCCGCCATCGGCGCGACAACACAAAAACCGAGCATCAGAAGAATGCCCAACAGGGGTTTGTCCTGACTCATGAAATAAAGCCTAGCCGCGCCCCGATACGCCGGCAAGACACCACTTGCGTTATTTTGATCAAACAGGGGCACAACCCCTGCGCGAGAGCGCACCGCTGCCGTCAGACCCATCACAGTACTCTGCGGCGACGTCTCTCCGTGGCGGGTTGCGTGTCTGCCCCGCTTCCCCTACATAGCGCGCCAAGACCGCAGGATCCGGGACCCTCCATGCAGAACGTCATTCTCATCGTCCATCTTCTTCTCGCGCTTGCGCTGATCGGCGCGGTGCTGCTTCAGCGCTCCGAAGGCGGTGGGCTCGGCATGGGCGGCGGCGGTGGCGCAATGAGCCAGCGCGCGGCCGCAACGGCGCTCGGCAAGGTGACCTGGGGGCTGGCCATCGCCTTTATCGCGACCTCGCTGACCCTGACGATCCTGGCCGCGCAGGACGCATCGGGCGTATCCGTCATGGACCGTCTGAGCGGCGACGCCCCGGCGGCGGAAGGCGATGCGGGCAGCACAGGCACCGACGGCATCGACACCGACGCGCTGCTGCCGCCGCCCTCGGCGGAAGACAGCAACACGTCGCCCGACGCACCGCTGGTTCCGCGCGCCGACTGACCGGCGCGCTTGGGGCCAGGGTGGCCCCCTCTTCATCGCGAGACGCATCACAGGCAATGAAACCGGCTTCGGGCCGGACAGGCGCAACCATGTCATCGGTGTCCGGCTTTCTCTGCTCCCGTCCTCATGAGCGGCGGCGGTGGACCCACAACAGATTGCCCGGGCGCCAGCAAGCGCAACAGCATCTTGAGGTATGCTAGACATCTCTTCCCGAATCCCCTATACCTCAAATCCCGTGATGACGCGTTTTGCGCATGCGGATTCATCATAAAAATACAGGCAATATCACGGGGTTACGCGGCCAATGGCACGTTTCATCTTCATTACTGGCGGCGTTGTTTCGTCGCTCGGCAAGGGGCTGGCATCGGCCGCGCTCGGGGCACTTTTGCAGGCGCGGGGCTTTTCCGTCCGGCTGCGAAAACTCGATCCTTATCTGAATGTCGATCCCGGCACGATGTCGCCCTTCGAGCATGGCGAGGTCTTCGTCACCGATGACGGCGCCGAAACCGATCTCGATCTCGGCCATTACGAACGCTTCACCGGCGTCTCGGCGCGCAAGACCGATTCCATCTCTTCGGGCCGGATCTATACCAATGTGCTGGAGAAGGAGCGCCGCGGCGATTACCTCGGCAAGACCATTCAGGTGATCCCGCACGTCACCAACGAGATCAAGGACTGGATCGACATCGGCGAGGACGAGGTCGATTTCATGCTCTGCGAGATCGGCGGCACGGTGGGCGATATCGAAGGCCTGCCCTTCTTCGAGGCAATCCGGCAATTCTCTCAGGACAAGCCGCGCGGCCAGTGCGTTTTCATGCACCTGACGCTGCTGCCATGGATCAAGGCCTCGGGCGAGCTGAAGACCAAGCCGACGCAGCACTCGGTGAAGGAGCTGCGCTCCATCGGTCTGGCGCCCGACATCCTCGTCTGCCGCTCCGAAGGGCCGATTCCGCAGAAGGAGCGCGAAAAGCTGGCGCTGTTCTGCAATGTGCGCCCCGACGCGGTGATCGCCGCGCAGGATCTGCCGTCGATCTACGACGCGCCGCTGGCCTATCACCGCGAGGGGCTCGATCAGGCGGTGCTGGACGCGTTCCAGATCACCCCGGCGCCGCGCCCCAATCTGGAGAAATGGGAGGATGTGTCCGAGCGCATCCACAACCCCGAGGGGGACGTGAATGTTGCCATCGTAGGCAAGTACACGCAGCTCGAAGACGCCTATAAATCCATCGCCGAGGCGCTGACTCATGGCGGGCTGGCCAACCGGGTCAAGGTCAATGTGAACTGGGTCGATGCCGAGCTCTTCGAGCGCGAAGATCCGGCGCCCTATCTGGAAAATTACGACGCGATCCTGGTGCCCGGCGGTTTCGGCGAGCGCGGCACCGAGGGCAAGATCAAGGCGGCGCAATTCGCCCGCGAGCACAAGGTGCCCTATCTCGGCATCTGCCTCGGCATGCAAATGGCGGTGATCGAGGCGGCGCGCAACGTCGCCGGGGTCAAGAAAGCCGGGTCGGAGGAGTTCGACCATGAGAAGGGCGAGAAACGGTTCGAGCCGGTGGTCTATCACCTCAAGGAATGGGTGCAGGGCAACCAGAAGGTCAACCGCTCGGTGGCCGACGACAAGGGCGGCACCATGCGGCTCGGCGCCTATGACGCGGTGCTGAAGGACGGCTCCAAGGTGGCCAAGGTCTACGGCACCAACGCCATCGACGAGCGCCACCGCCACCGCTACGAGGTCGATATCAAGTATCGCGAAGCGCTGGAGACGAGCGGGCTGTGTTTTTCGGGCATGTCGCCGGACGGGCGTCTGCCGGAAATCGTGGAATGGCCCGATCATCCGTGGTTCATCGGTGTGCAGTTCCACCCGGAGCTGAAGTCGAAACCCTTCGATCCGCACCCGCTGTTCAAGGATTTCGTGCGCGCCGCCAAGGACGTTTCGCGGCTGGTTTGAGGGCCCACCGCTCCGCAAAATATCCCCCCGCCTCTCACCAAAAAGGGCGCCCAGCCGGGCGCCCTCTTTCTTTCGGCGATCATACCCGCCTCAAACTTCTTTCTTCAACGCCTCGGCGAGATTGGTCTGCTCCCACGAGAACCCACCTTCCGCATCGGGTTCGCGCCCGAAATGGCCATAAGCCGCGGTGCGCTCGTAGATCGGCTTGTTGAGATCGAGATGCGTGCGGATGCCGCGCGGGGTGAGATCCATCACTTTCGGGATCGCCGCCTCGATCAGCGCCTCGTCAAGCTCACCCGTGCCGTGGGTGTCGACATAGATCGACAGCGGCTTGGCCACGCCGATGGCATAGGAGAGCTGCACGGTGCAGCGCTCGGCCATGCCCGCGGCGACCACGTTCTTGGCCAGATAGCGCGCCGCATAGGCCGCCGACCGGTCGACCTTGGTGGGATCCTTGCCCGAGAACGCGCCGCCGCCATGCGGGGCCGCGCCGCCATAGGTGTCGACGATGATCTTGCGCCCCGTGAGACCGGCATCGCCATCGGGCCCGCCGATCACGAAGGCGCCGGTCGGGTTCACCCACCATTCGGTCTCCGCACTCAGCCAGCCCTCGGGCAGCACTTCGCGGATATAGGGCTCGACGATGGCGCGCACATCTTCCGAGGTCAGCGCCGGGTCGAGATGCTGGTGCGACAGCACCACCGAGGTCACGCCGACGGGCTTGCCGCCCTCGTAACGCACCGAGAACTGCGATTTCGCGTCCGGCCCCAGCACCGGCTGTTCGCCGGATTTGCGCGCCTCGGCCAGCCGCTTCAGCACAGCGTGGGAGAACAGGATCGGCGCCGGCATCATCTGCGGCGTCTCGTTGGTGGCATAGCCGAACATGATGCCCTGATCGCCGGCCCCCTCGTCACGGTTGCCGCCGCCGGTCACCCCTTGGGCGATATGCGCCGACTGCTCGTGCAGAAGGTTGGTGATCTCGCAGGTGGCATGATGGAACTTGTCCTGCTCATACCCGATATCCTTGATGCAGGCACGGACGATATCCGGGATCGCCTCCATGTATTCGGCGAGTTTCTCCTGATCGGTCAGCCCGATCTCGCCACCGATGACCACGCGGTCGGTGGTGGCAAAGGTCTCGCAGGCGACGCGCGCCAGCGGATCCTCCGCCAGAAGGGCGTCGAGAACCGCATCGGAAATGCGGTCGCAGACCTTGTCAGGGTGACCTTCGGACACGGATTCCGAAGTGAAAGTATAGTTTTGTCGGGACATGAGCGCTCCATTGAGTACCGACCGTCACGCCAGGAAGCCGTTGTGACGGGGATGTAACGCGACATGGCTACGTGGTTGCGGCAGGGCCGTCAATCGAATTCCGCCCGCGCCGCAGGAATGCCGCAATCGCAAGCACAAAGAGCAGCCCCAGCGCCGGCAGATCGCCCATGCGGCTGTAGGGCGTCACGCGCAGCGGCGGCGGTAGGCGCGCGTCGAGATAGCCCGCTTCGCCCAGCGGCAGCGATTGCAGCACCCGCCCCGCCCCGTCGATCACCGCCGAAACCCCGGTATTGGCGGCGCGCAGCATCGGCAGCCCCTGCTCGATGGCACGGATGCGGGCCTGTGCCAGATGCTGGTAAGGGCCGGAGAAGGTGCCGAACCAGGCGTCATTGGTGATCTGAAGCAGCAGATCGGGGCGGCCCGGCGCGCGCAGATCCTGCGGAAACACCGCCTCGTAGCAAATGAGCGGCAGCGCATGGCCCAGCTCCGGCCCGAGATCCAGCAGGCGCGGCCCCGGCCCGGAGGCGTAGCCCCCGCCGCGCGCTGCGCCAGCCCGGCGATGTTCCAGCGCTGAAAGATCTCGGCGGCGGGCATGTATTCGCCGAAGGGCACGAGATGATGCTTGTCATAGACCTGCGACACCCGCGGCCCCTGCCCCGCCAGCACCAGCGAATTGTACCAGGCACCGCCCTCCTCGCGCTGGATGCCCAGCACCACCTCGCCGGGAAAGGCGGCATCGGTGACGATGCCCAGCGCCTCGTCGGCATGGTCGAGCAGCATCGGCAGCGAGGTTTCCGGCCAGACCGTCAGCGCCGGGCGCGGCAGCCCGTCATGCGAGGGCGCGGCGGTGAAATCTACCTGCCGGTCGAAGAACATTGGAATATAGGCGCGATCCCATTTCTGCTGCTGCGGCGCATTGGGCTGCACCAGCCGCACCACGGGCCTGTCGGCGAGATCCTGAAGCGGCGGCACCAGCGCCGCGCCACCGCCGAGGAGCGCGACAAAGAGCAGCAGCGCCCCGAGCCCGGAGCGCCAGGCCCGGCGCCCGCCGCGCAGCCCTGCCACGGCCAGCGCCGCAAGGCCGAGGGTGACGAAGGTGAGCCCGTGCGGTCCGAGCACCGCGCTCCACTGGATCGCCGTCACCGGTGCCCAGAGCGAGCCGACCATCGCCCAAGCGAAGCCGGTGAAAACATAGGCCCGCGCCAGCTCCGCCGCCGCCCAGCACGCTGCCAGCGCAAAGAGCCGGCGGCGCGGCGGCGCATAGGCCGCGCCCCAAAAGGCCAGCGCCCAGAACAGCGCCAGCCCGGCGGCAAGGAAGAACAGAGCAAAAGGCGCCATCCAGCCGGTGGCGGCGGCATCGACCTGGAACGGCTCCAGCACCCAGCCCAGCACCAGCCCGAAATAGCCGAGACCGACACCCCAGCCGACTCCGACCGCGTCGAGCGGGCGGCGCGTGGCGGAAAAGAGTGCGACGGCGGCAATGAGTCCGGCCAGCGCCAGCCAGGTCAGATCCCAGGGCGCCTGCCCCAGCCCCATAACGGCGCCGGCACCGATGGCAATCGGCAGGCGCGACCAGCGCGGCAGCCGGTCCAGACGCCGGCCCAGAGACGTGTCAGGCACGCTGCGTCCCGGATGCAGGCTCGGCGGGGGCAGGATCAGCGGAGGCCGTTTCGGTCGACGGGGCCGATTCGACCCTGGCGGGCACAGGTGGCGCAGGTTTCGCGGCAGGCACACCGGTGGCCTCTGTATGCGGCCGCACCCGCAGCCGCTTGATACGGCGCGGATCGGCATCCACCACTTCGAAATCGATCCCCGCCGGGTGCGGGATCACCTCGCCGCGCGCCGGCACATGGCCCGCGAGCATGAAGACCAGCCCGCCCAGCGTGTCGATCTCTTCTTCGTCGATCTCGTCATCCTCGGTGAGTGCCAGACCGGTCGCGGCCTCGAACTCCTCGAGCGGGGTCTTGGCGAGCGCCAGCCAGCTGCCGGCCTTCTCGCGCGAGAAATTGCGGCCCTCGTCGATATCGTGCTCATCCTCGATCTCGCCGATCACCTGTTCGATGAGATCCTCGATGGTCACCAGCCCGTCGACCCCGCCATATTCGTCGATCACCAGCGCCATGTGCCGGCGTTCGGTCTGCATCTTGGTGAGCAGCACGCCGATCGGCATGGAGGGCGGCACGAAGACCAGCGGGCGCAGCATCTTTTTCAGATCGAAGCGCTGGCCGGAGCCGTTGAACCCGTGTTTGAGGGCGAAATCCTTGAGGTGGGCCATGCCCACCGGCGTGTCGAGCGTGCCGGAATAGACCGGCAGCCGGGTCATGCCGCTGTCGCGGAAGACCTGCACCAGCTCGGCCTTGGTGATGGTGTCGGGCACCGCGACGATATCCGCCTTGGGAATCGCCACATCCTCGACCCGCATCCGCCGCAGGTTCATCATGCTTGGGGTGGTTGTGGGCTGGGGCGTTGTCATGGACGTGCCGTTCACCTGGGCGGGTTCCGCCGGTGCCACTCTGAAGCCGCTGAAAATACGACGAAAAAGCCCTTCGCCGTCCGTTGAATCCGCCATCGTCCGCGCGCTCTGCGCTGCCGTAGACGAGCCGTCACTGTCGCCCATTTTTCCTATCCGTTGGCGGGGCTGGCGCCCCTTCTGTCATGAATATGGGTTCGCCACCCCCAGTTTGCCAAGTATCCCGACCTCGAGAGTTTCCATAACCGTGGCATCCGCGTCACGGATATGGTCATAGCCCAGAAGGTGCAAGATTGCGTGAACGATCAAATGGGTGATGTGATCG
The window above is part of the Salipiger abyssi genome. Proteins encoded here:
- a CDS encoding DMT family transporter, whose amino-acid sequence is MSQDKPLLGILLMLGFCVVAPMADAIAKLLSTVVPLAELVLIRFGIQALVLMPLMLATGRSFRMPRKVFWIAFFRTLLHILGIGMMVTALRYLPLADAVAIAFIMPFLMLILGHYVLGEEVGWRRLAACAVGFVGTLMVVQPAFRDVGWPALLPLGVAVNFSVFMLTTRQISREVDAISLQGVSGIMAVLVIGALMLVLPEDTVPELAWESVEGGIWGQLLAIGLLGTLGHLLMTWSLRYAPGATLAPMQYLEIPFATIIGFVVFGEFPNPLASAGICVTIGAGLYIFIRERAMHRAQKAAPAPAPAVPPLAE
- the secG gene encoding preprotein translocase subunit SecG, with translation MQNVILIVHLLLALALIGAVLLQRSEGGGLGMGGGGGAMSQRAAATALGKVTWGLAIAFIATSLTLTILAAQDASGVSVMDRLSGDAPAAEGDAGSTGTDGIDTDALLPPPSAEDSNTSPDAPLVPRAD
- the metK gene encoding methionine adenosyltransferase, translating into MSRQNYTFTSESVSEGHPDKVCDRISDAVLDALLAEDPLARVACETFATTDRVVIGGEIGLTDQEKLAEYMEAIPDIVRACIKDIGYEQDKFHHATCEITNLLHEQSAHIAQGVTGGGNRDEGAGDQGIMFGYATNETPQMMPAPILFSHAVLKRLAEARKSGEQPVLGPDAKSQFSVRYEGGKPVGVTSVVLSHQHLDPALTSEDVRAIVEPYIREVLPEGWLSAETEWWVNPTGAFVIGGPDGDAGLTGRKIIVDTYGGAAPHGGGAFSGKDPTKVDRSAAYAARYLAKNVVAAGMAERCTVQLSYAIGVAKPLSIYVDTHGTGELDEALIEAAIPKVMDLTPRGIRTHLDLNKPIYERTAAYGHFGREPDAEGGFSWEQTNLAEALKKEV
- a CDS encoding thiamine diphosphokinase, with the translated sequence MNHATHHSDRPVLLAGGGDHSPELLQSLLPQCETRIAADGGAAALLRAGVMPDAVIGDLDSLSESTRVQIPAARIHHISEQDSTDFDKCLRHISAPLIYGTGFLGPRVDHQLASLTVLARRADRRCILADASDAVALVPPRLELDLDPGSRVSLYPMGAVRGESEGLRWPLAGLDFAPHLRAGTSNEASAARVSLRFDAPLMLIILPVAELPALARGLLSAPDAWPAPE
- a CDS encoding CTP synthase: MARFIFITGGVVSSLGKGLASAALGALLQARGFSVRLRKLDPYLNVDPGTMSPFEHGEVFVTDDGAETDLDLGHYERFTGVSARKTDSISSGRIYTNVLEKERRGDYLGKTIQVIPHVTNEIKDWIDIGEDEVDFMLCEIGGTVGDIEGLPFFEAIRQFSQDKPRGQCVFMHLTLLPWIKASGELKTKPTQHSVKELRSIGLAPDILVCRSEGPIPQKEREKLALFCNVRPDAVIAAQDLPSIYDAPLAYHREGLDQAVLDAFQITPAPRPNLEKWEDVSERIHNPEGDVNVAIVGKYTQLEDAYKSIAEALTHGGLANRVKVNVNWVDAELFEREDPAPYLENYDAILVPGGFGERGTEGKIKAAQFAREHKVPYLGICLGMQMAVIEAARNVAGVKKAGSEEFDHEKGEKRFEPVVYHLKEWVQGNQKVNRSVADDKGGTMRLGAYDAVLKDGSKVAKVYGTNAIDERHRHRYEVDIKYREALETSGLCFSGMSPDGRLPEIVEWPDHPWFIGVQFHPELKSKPFDPHPLFKDFVRAAKDVSRLV
- a CDS encoding hemolysin family protein — translated: MGDSDGSSTAAQSARTMADSTDGEGLFRRIFSGFRVAPAEPAQVNGTSMTTPQPTTTPSMMNLRRMRVEDVAIPKADIVAVPDTITKAELVQVFRDSGMTRLPVYSGTLDTPVGMAHLKDFALKHGFNGSGQRFDLKKMLRPLVFVPPSMPIGVLLTKMQTERRHMALVIDEYGGVDGLVTIEDLIEQVIGEIEDEHDIDEGRNFSREKAGSWLALAKTPLEEFEAATGLALTEDDEIDEEEIDTLGGLVFMLAGHVPARGEVIPHPAGIDFEVVDADPRRIKRLRVRPHTEATGVPAAKPAPPVPARVESAPSTETASADPAPAEPASGTQRA
- a CDS encoding nitrilase-related carbon-nitrogen hydrolase, whose amino-acid sequence is MFPQDLRAPGRPDLLLQITNDAWFGTFSGPYQHLAQARIRAIEQGLPMLRAANTGVSAVIDGAGRVLQSLPLGEAGYLDARLPPPLRVTPYSRMGDLPALGLLFVLAIAAFLRRGRNSIDGPAATT